Proteins encoded together in one Campylobacter peloridis LMG 23910 window:
- a CDS encoding FoF1 ATP synthase subunit B', which yields MFNDVHFSIMIATGVIFLLLIAILNSILYKPLVKFMDARDLTIKNDEEKMKKNSDDISNVEIELEKIHIQTRDEINQIKSKAIEEAKLKQEKELASKKKELEDQMLVFLKSLKEKEKELKEEMRLKMPEFKQSFKNSLSKI from the coding sequence ATGTTTAATGATGTGCATTTTTCTATAATGATAGCCACTGGAGTAATTTTTTTACTTTTAATTGCTATTTTAAATTCGATTTTATATAAACCTTTGGTTAAATTTATGGATGCAAGGGATTTGACAATCAAAAACGATGAAGAAAAAATGAAAAAAAATTCTGACGATATTTCAAATGTGGAAATAGAATTAGAAAAAATTCATATACAAACTAGAGATGAAATAAATCAAATAAAATCAAAAGCTATAGAAGAAGCAAAGCTAAAACAAGAAAAAGAACTTGCAAGTAAGAAAAAAGAATTAGAAGATCAAATGCTTGTTTTTCTTAAAAGCTTAAAAGAAAAAGAAAAAGAGTTAAAAGAAGAGATGCGTTTAAAAATGCCAGAATTTAAACAGAGTTTTAAAAATAGCCTAAGTAAAATTTAA
- the atpD gene encoding F0F1 ATP synthase subunit beta — protein sequence MQGFISQVLGPVVDVEFKEYLPQINEAIIVNYELEGKQCKLVLEVAAHLGDNKVRTIAMDMTDGLVRGLAAQATGNPISVPVGEKVLGRIFNVTGDLIDEGEEIAFDKHWSIHRDPPPFEEQSTKSEIFETGIKVVDLLAPYAKGGKVGLFGGAGVGKTVIIMELIHNVAFKHSGYSVFAGVGERTREGNDLYNEMKESNVLDKVALCYGQMNEPPGARNRIALTGLTMAEYFRDEMGLDVLMFIDNIFRFSQSGSEMSALLGRIPSAVGYQPTLASEMGKFQERITSTKKGSITSVQAVYVPADDLTDPAPATVFAHLDATTVLNRSIAEKGIYPAVDPLDSTSRMLDPQIIGEEHYKVARGVQSVLQKYKDLQDIIAILGMDELSEEDKLIVERARKIEKFLSQPFFVAEVFTGSPGKYISLEDTIAGFKGILEGKYDHLPENAFYMVGGIDEVIAKAETLKEVSRKDVCLDNCKVDKAKKG from the coding sequence ATGCAAGGTTTTATTTCTCAAGTTTTAGGACCAGTTGTTGATGTAGAATTTAAAGAATATCTACCACAAATTAATGAAGCTATTATAGTTAATTATGAATTGGAAGGAAAGCAGTGTAAATTAGTGCTTGAAGTTGCAGCGCATTTGGGTGATAATAAAGTAAGAACCATTGCTATGGATATGACTGATGGTTTGGTTAGAGGTTTAGCAGCACAAGCTACAGGTAATCCAATTAGTGTTCCAGTTGGAGAAAAAGTTCTTGGAAGAATTTTCAATGTAACAGGTGATTTGATTGATGAAGGTGAAGAAATCGCTTTTGATAAACATTGGTCAATCCATAGAGATCCACCTCCATTTGAAGAACAAAGTACAAAAAGTGAAATTTTTGAAACAGGTATTAAAGTAGTTGATTTATTAGCACCTTATGCAAAAGGTGGTAAAGTAGGTCTTTTTGGTGGTGCAGGTGTTGGAAAAACCGTTATTATTATGGAGTTAATCCACAATGTTGCATTTAAACATAGTGGATATTCAGTTTTTGCCGGCGTTGGTGAAAGAACGCGTGAAGGAAACGATCTTTATAATGAAATGAAAGAAAGTAATGTTTTAGATAAAGTTGCTTTATGTTATGGACAAATGAATGAACCACCAGGAGCTAGAAATCGTATAGCTTTAACAGGTCTTACTATGGCTGAGTATTTTAGAGATGAAATGGGACTTGATGTTTTGATGTTTATTGATAATATCTTTAGATTCTCTCAATCAGGATCAGAAATGTCAGCACTCTTAGGTAGAATTCCATCAGCTGTTGGTTATCAGCCAACTTTAGCTAGCGAAATGGGTAAATTCCAAGAAAGAATTACTTCTACTAAAAAAGGTTCTATTACTTCAGTTCAAGCTGTATATGTGCCAGCAGATGACTTAACAGACCCAGCTCCAGCAACTGTTTTTGCACATTTAGATGCAACCACTGTTTTAAATAGATCAATTGCTGAAAAAGGTATTTATCCAGCTGTTGATCCACTTGATTCTACTTCAAGAATGCTTGATCCTCAAATTATAGGTGAAGAGCATTATAAAGTTGCGCGTGGAGTTCAATCAGTGCTTCAAAAATATAAAGATTTGCAAGATATCATAGCAATTTTAGGTATGGATGAATTAAGTGAAGAGGATAAATTAATAGTTGAAAGAGCTAGAAAGATAGAAAAATTCTTATCTCAACCATTCTTCGTTGCTGAAGTTTTCACAGGAAGTCCAGGTAAATATATAAGTTTAGAAGATACAATAGCAGGTTTTAAAGGAATTTTAGAAGGAAAATATGATCATTTGCCAGAGAATGCATTCTATATGGTAGGTGGAATTGATGAAGTTATAGCAAAAGCTGAAACCTTAAAAGAAGTTAGTAGAAAAGATGTTTGCTTAGATAATTGCAAAGTGGATAAAGCAAAAAAAGGTTAA
- the atpC gene encoding ATP synthase F1 subunit epsilon, producing the protein MQDLISLEIITPLGMIYQGNVKLVVLPGSEGEFGVLKGHASLISSLKTGIIDIEKEDSSHELIAVDSGHVKVSETKVSVLAKGAVWVGGNSDSEIAQKLEEAKELIKSMSSDNAVLASTFAKLDNNARQR; encoded by the coding sequence ATGCAAGATCTAATATCTTTAGAAATTATCACACCTCTTGGTATGATTTACCAAGGGAATGTGAAATTGGTTGTTTTACCAGGAAGTGAAGGAGAATTTGGAGTTTTAAAAGGTCATGCTTCTTTGATATCTTCTTTGAAAACAGGAATTATAGATATAGAAAAAGAAGATTCGTCTCATGAGCTAATTGCTGTTGATTCAGGACATGTTAAAGTTTCTGAAACAAAAGTAAGTGTTCTTGCTAAAGGAGCTGTTTGGGTTGGCGGTAATAGCGATAGTGAGATTGCTCAAAAACTAGAAGAGGCAAAAGAGCTAATTAAATCTATGAGTAGTGATAATGCAGTTTTAGCATCTACTTTTGCTAAATTAGATAATAATGCGAGGCAAAGATAG
- the tolB gene encoding Tol-Pal system protein TolB, which produces MKKILVFLFFCSILFGQDATISVTNKGMQLPKIFIKDQSKINDLDLKKSFYNMIVNDIKVSANFELVKDEEQGDYIFSYVLNKNGKLLDIDVEILAANETKTRFYEQILSVEEYPFLAHKSVAQMNKKLGFAPVDWMDHKILIARTQGSKQSDILLADYTLTYQKVLISKGLNLFPKWANKEQDAFYFTAYNEEIPTLYRYNMKNKNITKIIASKGMMVASDVSDDGNKILLTMAPKDQPDVYEYDLSTKNLKQITNYSGIDVNGNFVDNDKKVVFVSDRLGYPNIFMQNLDNNLTEQVVFHGKNNSSVSTYKHYIVYSSREPNQSGVFNLYLMSTQSDYIRQLSANGKNLFPRFSSDGESIVFIKYLGSQSALGVIRINANKAFHYGLKVGKIQSIDW; this is translated from the coding sequence ATGAAAAAAATTTTAGTATTTTTATTTTTTTGTTCGATTTTATTTGGACAGGATGCGACTATTTCAGTTACTAACAAAGGTATGCAGCTTCCTAAAATTTTTATTAAGGATCAAAGTAAGATCAACGACTTAGATCTAAAAAAAAGCTTTTACAATATGATTGTAAATGATATCAAGGTTAGTGCTAATTTCGAATTAGTTAAAGATGAGGAACAAGGTGATTATATTTTTTCTTATGTATTAAATAAAAATGGTAAGCTTTTAGATATTGATGTTGAAATTTTAGCTGCAAATGAAACAAAAACTAGATTTTATGAACAGATTCTTTCGGTTGAAGAATATCCATTTTTAGCTCATAAAAGTGTAGCACAAATGAATAAAAAATTAGGTTTTGCACCGGTTGATTGGATGGATCATAAAATTTTAATTGCCCGCACTCAAGGTAGCAAACAAAGTGATATTTTACTAGCTGATTATACTTTAACTTATCAAAAAGTATTAATCTCTAAAGGTTTGAATTTATTTCCAAAATGGGCAAATAAAGAACAAGATGCATTTTATTTTACAGCATATAATGAAGAAATTCCAACACTATATAGATACAATATGAAAAATAAAAATATTACAAAAATTATTGCAAGTAAAGGTATGATGGTTGCTTCAGATGTGAGTGATGATGGTAATAAAATTTTACTTACAATGGCACCAAAAGATCAACCAGATGTTTATGAATACGATTTATCAACTAAAAATTTAAAACAAATAACAAATTATTCTGGTATAGATGTTAATGGTAATTTTGTAGATAATGATAAAAAAGTCGTTTTTGTTTCAGATCGTTTAGGCTATCCAAATATTTTTATGCAAAATTTAGATAATAATCTTACAGAACAAGTGGTATTTCATGGTAAAAATAATTCATCAGTCTCAACATATAAACATTACATAGTTTATTCTAGTAGAGAGCCAAATCAAAGTGGTGTTTTTAATCTTTATCTTATGTCTACCCAAAGTGATTATATAAGACAATTGAGTGCAAATGGAAAAAATCTTTTTCCAAGATTTTCTAGTGATGGAGAAAGTATAGTATTTATTAAATACTTGGGTTCTCAAAGTGCTTTGGGTGTTATTAGAATTAATGCAAATAAAGCGTTTCATTATGGTTTAAAAGTTGGTAAAATTCAATCAATTGACTGGTAA
- a CDS encoding F0F1 ATP synthase subunit B codes for MLKKVIFLIFPFYAFAAGNGSGEYDIIPRAVNFVLFAAILYYFLATPLKEFYNNRIQKISSKINEIQEKLIASKNHKLAMMKKLDLAKQDSINAIAFAKKEAEIITDKIATETQMEIKALEKSYEEHKEYEMRRMEKEVVKAVLDEIFEDKNLQLEQKEILNIMMKKVS; via the coding sequence ATGTTAAAAAAAGTTATATTTTTGATTTTTCCATTTTATGCTTTTGCAGCGGGAAATGGAAGTGGAGAATATGATATAATACCAAGAGCTGTGAATTTCGTATTATTTGCTGCAATTTTGTATTATTTTTTGGCAACTCCTTTGAAAGAATTTTATAACAACAGAATTCAAAAAATTTCATCAAAAATAAATGAAATTCAAGAAAAGCTTATAGCTAGTAAAAATCATAAATTGGCAATGATGAAAAAATTAGATCTTGCCAAACAAGATTCTATTAATGCAATAGCATTTGCAAAAAAAGAAGCAGAGATAATTACAGATAAAATAGCTACAGAAACTCAAATGGAAATTAAAGCACTAGAAAAGTCTTATGAAGAACATAAAGAATATGAAATGCGTAGAATGGAAAAAGAAGTTGTAAAAGCTGTATTAGATGAAATATTCGAAGATAAAAATTTACAATTAGAACAAAAAGAAATACTAAATATCATGATGAAAAAGGTATCTTAA
- a CDS encoding MotA/TolQ/ExbB proton channel family protein, with product MDFQAIFHFFENTSLITYIVLFWLSVYFILSFSILFSRLMLINQWIKNESQALEALTRGQNDLSQSSSVLKKCVEIDETKMNIYKNSVEKKATIGLTWLSIIASTSPFIGLFGTVISILETFGGLGTQNSLSIIAPKISEALVATACGILVAIPAYSFHLIIKRKAYELINILDNEIKLLISSTKE from the coding sequence GTGGATTTTCAAGCAATTTTTCACTTTTTTGAAAATACAAGTTTAATAACCTATATAGTTTTATTTTGGCTTTCTGTGTATTTTATATTAAGTTTTAGTATTTTGTTTTCAAGATTAATGTTGATTAATCAATGGATTAAAAATGAAAGCCAAGCTCTTGAAGCTTTAACAAGAGGTCAAAACGATTTAAGTCAAAGTTCTTCAGTTTTAAAAAAATGCGTAGAAATAGATGAAACAAAAATGAATATTTATAAAAATTCAGTAGAGAAAAAAGCTACTATAGGACTTACTTGGCTTAGTATTATAGCTTCTACATCACCTTTTATTGGGCTTTTTGGAACGGTTATTTCTATACTTGAAACTTTTGGAGGGCTTGGCACACAAAATTCTTTGAGTATTATAGCACCTAAAATTAGTGAAGCTTTGGTTGCTACAGCTTGTGGTATTTTGGTTGCAATACCAGCTTATAGTTTTCATCTTATCATCAAAAGAAAAGCATATGAGTTGATTAATATATTAGATAATGAGATTAAATTGTTAATTAGTTCTACAAAGGAGTAA
- the atpA gene encoding F0F1 ATP synthase subunit alpha: protein MKFKADEISSIIKERIEKFDFNLEIEETGKIISVADGVAKVYGLKNAMAGEMVEFENGEKGMVLNLEESSVGIVILGKGLGLKEGSSVKRLKKLLKVPVGDALIGRVVNALGEPIDAKGVIEASEYRFVEEKAKGIMARKSVHEPLHTGIKAIDALVPIGRGQRELIIGDRQTGKTTVAIDTIISQKGKDVICIYVAIGQKQSTVAQVVKKLEEYGAMEYSIVVNAGASDPAALQYLAPYAGVTMGEYFRDNSRHALIVYDDLSKHAVAYREMSLILRRPPGREAYPGDVFYLHSRLLERASKLSDELGAGSLTALPIIETQAGDVSAYIPTNVISITDGQIFLETDLFNSGIRPAINVGLSVSRVGGAAQIKATKQVSGTLRLDLAQYRELQAFAQFASDLDEASRKQLERGQRMVEVLKQAPYSPLSAENQVVMIYAGTKGYLDDVAVAKINEFEAALYPFIEAKYPEIFEQIRTKKALDKDLEEKLAKALSEFKANHI, encoded by the coding sequence ATGAAATTTAAAGCAGATGAAATTAGTTCTATTATAAAAGAAAGAATTGAAAAATTTGACTTTAATTTAGAAATTGAAGAGACAGGTAAGATTATTTCTGTTGCAGATGGTGTTGCTAAGGTTTATGGACTTAAAAATGCCATGGCTGGCGAGATGGTTGAATTTGAAAACGGCGAAAAAGGTATGGTTCTTAATCTTGAAGAATCAAGCGTTGGTATAGTTATATTAGGAAAGGGATTAGGACTTAAAGAAGGAAGTTCAGTAAAAAGACTTAAAAAGCTTTTAAAAGTTCCAGTTGGTGATGCTTTAATTGGGCGTGTTGTTAATGCTTTGGGTGAGCCAATTGATGCTAAGGGTGTTATTGAAGCAAGTGAATATCGCTTTGTTGAAGAAAAAGCTAAAGGTATAATGGCTAGAAAAAGCGTTCATGAACCTTTACATACAGGTATAAAAGCAATTGATGCTTTGGTGCCAATTGGTAGAGGACAAAGAGAGCTTATCATAGGTGATAGACAAACAGGAAAAACAACAGTAGCAATAGATACAATCATTAGTCAAAAAGGCAAAGATGTTATATGTATTTATGTTGCTATAGGACAAAAGCAAAGCACGGTAGCACAAGTAGTAAAAAAACTTGAAGAATATGGTGCAATGGAATATAGTATAGTAGTAAATGCGGGTGCGTCAGATCCTGCTGCATTGCAATATCTTGCTCCATATGCTGGTGTGACTATGGGTGAGTATTTTAGAGATAATTCAAGACATGCGTTAATAGTTTATGATGATTTGAGTAAGCATGCGGTTGCATACCGTGAAATGTCTTTGATTTTACGCCGTCCTCCAGGTCGTGAAGCTTACCCAGGAGATGTATTTTATTTACATTCAAGATTACTTGAAAGAGCAAGTAAGTTAAGTGATGAACTAGGTGCAGGAAGTTTAACAGCATTACCTATTATCGAAACTCAAGCGGGTGATGTTTCAGCTTATATCCCAACCAATGTTATATCAATTACAGATGGTCAAATTTTCTTAGAAACAGATTTATTTAATTCAGGTATTCGTCCTGCAATTAATGTTGGTTTATCTGTTTCAAGGGTTGGTGGTGCAGCTCAAATAAAAGCTACTAAACAAGTTTCAGGGACATTAAGACTTGATTTAGCTCAGTATAGAGAATTACAAGCTTTTGCACAATTTGCTAGTGATTTAGATGAGGCTAGTAGAAAACAGCTAGAGCGCGGACAAAGAATGGTAGAGGTTTTAAAACAAGCTCCATATTCTCCACTTTCAGCAGAAAATCAGGTGGTAATGATTTATGCAGGAACTAAAGGATATTTAGATGATGTGGCGGTTGCAAAAATTAATGAATTTGAAGCAGCGTTATATCCATTTATAGAAGCTAAATATCCAGAAATTTTTGAGCAAATTAGAACTAAAAAAGCTTTAGATAAAGATTTAGAAGAGAAATTAGCTAAAGCATTAAGTGAGTTTAAAGCAAACCATATATAA
- a CDS encoding Tol-Pal system subunit TolA: MEENSINNLKAFIYSVLIYFFVILIVFFKVIQYKPQAIEYTDDPNSFINIELGDNINKNYFDNTQQLQKDSLQDLFKDNLLQKYTTNKNIKTQDIDQKSSQFDELFGKIDDYQEEKTTKVQSSMPSQKPIFTQREKINNFSQQLNENLQFNQELGQSLMEQKIGVYDQFLGSVRKYLEDRWRIYNPSGNLSIEVEFIVDNNGYFYLLNYTKSYNDNFNKKVEEFLQNLEGKYITLPPNGKIRQIKMQLSDVVEFKTEKQ, from the coding sequence ATGGAAGAAAATTCTATAAACAATCTTAAAGCGTTTATTTATTCTGTTTTAATTTATTTTTTCGTAATTTTAATTGTTTTTTTTAAAGTGATTCAATATAAACCTCAAGCCATAGAATACACAGATGATCCAAATAGTTTTATAAATATTGAGTTAGGAGATAATATAAATAAAAATTATTTTGATAATACCCAGCAGTTGCAAAAAGATTCCTTACAAGATCTTTTTAAAGATAATCTTTTACAAAAATACACAACTAACAAAAATATTAAAACGCAGGATATTGACCAAAAATCTAGTCAATTTGATGAGTTGTTTGGAAAAATAGATGATTATCAAGAAGAAAAAACCACTAAAGTTCAATCATCAATGCCTTCGCAAAAGCCTATATTTACACAAAGAGAAAAAATCAATAATTTTTCTCAGCAATTAAATGAAAATTTACAATTTAATCAAGAATTAGGGCAATCTTTAATGGAGCAAAAAATTGGTGTTTATGATCAATTTTTAGGCTCAGTTAGAAAGTATCTTGAAGATAGATGGAGAATTTATAATCCTAGTGGAAATTTGAGTATTGAGGTAGAATTTATAGTAGATAATAATGGATATTTTTATTTGCTTAATTATACAAAGTCTTATAATGATAATTTTAATAAAAAAGTAGAAGAATTTTTACAAAATTTAGAAGGTAAATACATAACTTTACCTCCAAATGGTAAAATAAGACAAATTAAAATGCAACTTAGTGATGTTGTTGAATTTAAAACGGAGAAACAATGA
- a CDS encoding ExbD/TolR family protein: MFLNEKPELNITPLVDIMLVLLAILMVTAPSITYEEKVQLPQGSQSDSSAPKLKSLIITINAKKEIFIGKDKFDFLSFADNMAALKNQYNKEEVVFIRADKNLKYDDVISVLRTMKHIGFQKVALQTE, from the coding sequence ATGTTTTTAAATGAAAAGCCAGAGTTAAATATTACTCCTTTGGTTGATATAATGCTTGTTTTACTTGCGATTTTAATGGTAACAGCACCAAGTATAACTTACGAAGAAAAAGTTCAACTTCCACAAGGCTCGCAAAGTGATTCTAGTGCTCCTAAACTAAAAAGCTTAATTATAACCATTAATGCTAAAAAAGAAATTTTTATTGGGAAAGATAAATTTGATTTTTTAAGCTTTGCAGATAATATGGCTGCATTAAAGAATCAATACAACAAAGAAGAAGTGGTATTTATAAGAGCAGATAAAAATCTAAAATATGATGATGTGATATCTGTATTAAGAACGATGAAGCATATTGGCTTTCAAAAAGTAGCTTTACAAACTGAGTAA
- the atpG gene encoding ATP synthase F1 subunit gamma, with product MSNLKEIKRKIKSVHNTQKTTNAMKLVSTAKLRKAEEAAKKSKIFAQKIDEVLSEISFKINQYEGLEDKFPFFRKKENIEKMDIIFVTADKGLCGGFNIKTIKAVNEMLEECKAKKIKVRLRAIGKTGIEYFNFQNIEILEKYLDTSSSPDYDKACSIIKNAVDDFIAELTDKVVIIHNGYKNMISQEICINELLPVQAIASKQEQESQSLLDLEPEDEEILNDLLKTYFEYNMYFSLVDSLAAEHSARMQAMDNATNNAKARVKELNLAYNKARQESITTELIEIISGVESMK from the coding sequence ATGTCTAATTTAAAAGAAATAAAAAGAAAAATTAAAAGTGTTCATAACACTCAAAAAACAACTAATGCAATGAAACTTGTTTCAACTGCAAAATTAAGAAAAGCAGAAGAAGCAGCTAAAAAGTCGAAAATTTTTGCTCAAAAAATTGATGAAGTTTTGTCTGAAATTTCATTTAAAATTAATCAATATGAAGGGCTTGAAGATAAATTTCCATTTTTTAGGAAGAAAGAAAATATCGAAAAAATGGATATTATCTTCGTAACTGCTGATAAAGGTCTTTGTGGTGGTTTTAATATAAAAACTATTAAAGCGGTTAATGAAATGCTTGAAGAGTGTAAGGCAAAAAAAATCAAAGTTAGGCTTAGAGCTATTGGTAAAACAGGCATAGAATATTTTAATTTTCAAAATATTGAAATTTTAGAAAAATATTTAGATACAAGTTCTAGTCCAGATTATGATAAAGCTTGTTCTATTATCAAAAACGCTGTTGATGATTTTATAGCTGAGCTGACTGACAAAGTTGTTATTATACATAATGGTTATAAAAATATGATTTCACAAGAAATTTGTATAAATGAATTATTACCTGTTCAAGCTATTGCAAGTAAGCAAGAGCAAGAATCTCAGTCATTGTTGGATTTAGAACCTGAGGATGAAGAGATTTTAAATGATTTGTTAAAAACTTATTTTGAATATAATATGTATTTTTCATTGGTTGATTCTTTGGCAGCTGAACATAGTGCTAGAATGCAAGCAATGGATAATGCAACTAATAATGCAAAAGCAAGAGTTAAAGAGTTAAATTTAGCTTATAATAAAGCTAGACAAGAATCTATTACAACCGAATTGATAGAAATTATCAGCGGTGTTGAGTCAATGAAATAA
- the pal gene encoding peptidoglycan-associated lipoprotein Pal translates to MKKIIFASITAFAVIVSGCATKNTSVSSSSSVDGSKGSGGVDSYENINSLNSISNVYFDFDKFNIRNDMQKVVADNASVFNKDAANASIVVEGNCDEWGTDEYNQALGLKRAKAVKEALVAQGVNADRISVKSYGETNPVCTERTKACDAQNRRAEFKLAK, encoded by the coding sequence ATGAAAAAAATTATTTTTGCTTCAATTACTGCTTTTGCTGTTATTGTAAGTGGATGTGCTACAAAAAATACTAGCGTTAGCAGTTCAAGTAGTGTAGATGGTTCAAAAGGTAGTGGCGGTGTAGATAGCTATGAAAATATTAATTCTTTAAATTCTATTTCAAATGTATATTTTGATTTTGACAAATTTAACATTAGAAATGATATGCAAAAAGTAGTTGCTGATAATGCTTCTGTTTTTAATAAAGATGCAGCAAATGCTTCGATAGTAGTTGAAGGAAACTGCGATGAGTGGGGAACTGATGAATATAATCAAGCTTTAGGTTTAAAAAGAGCTAAAGCTGTAAAAGAAGCTTTAGTAGCTCAAGGTGTTAATGCAGATAGAATTAGTGTAAAAAGCTATGGAGAAACCAATCCTGTTTGTACAGAAAGAACTAAAGCTTGCGATGCGCAAAATAGACGCGCTGAATTTAAATTAGCAAAATAA
- a CDS encoding Tol-Pal system protein YbgF produces the protein MKFSKILLVALTIGATFLYAEISAFDAGKVDAKTPYGLTQNEKLQYENQERLKALNEYYTNLTSKINTAVENIEGLQSVTEGLNAQYSKANTKLLALEDNYQNLDTNVTQEIQNLRSYVEENRKIQEKNYQEIQKVLGEITILLDKINTDYISKEDMNQSIVFFQSEISRLEKQQNIPKNNVIINDNNTTKLDNQELNTTKENDEIVEKKDDSWKKLQSNEILKKAIEETNKNQFDDAKEKFEYLISIHYKPARSTFWLGEIRYKQQDYAGALGFYKKSSAISTKGDYVPKLLYHTAISLDKVGDPKSANKFYKALKTAYPDSPEAKVSPDRK, from the coding sequence ATGAAATTTAGTAAAATATTATTAGTAGCTCTAACAATTGGAGCTACTTTTTTATATGCTGAAATCTCAGCATTTGATGCAGGTAAGGTTGATGCAAAAACACCATATGGATTAACACAAAATGAAAAATTACAATATGAAAATCAAGAGCGCTTAAAAGCATTAAACGAATATTATACTAATTTAACAAGCAAAATTAACACCGCAGTTGAAAATATCGAAGGTTTGCAAAGTGTAACAGAAGGTTTAAATGCGCAGTATTCTAAAGCAAATACAAAACTACTTGCTTTGGAGGATAATTATCAAAATTTAGATACAAATGTCACGCAAGAAATTCAGAATCTAAGATCTTATGTAGAAGAAAATAGAAAAATTCAAGAAAAAAATTACCAAGAAATTCAAAAAGTATTAGGTGAAATTACTATTTTACTTGATAAAATTAATACTGATTATATATCCAAAGAAGATATGAATCAAAGTATTGTTTTTTTTCAATCTGAAATAAGTAGATTAGAAAAACAACAAAATATACCAAAAAATAATGTTATTATCAATGATAATAATACTACAAAGTTAGATAATCAAGAATTAAACACAACAAAAGAAAATGATGAAATTGTAGAAAAAAAAGATGATAGTTGGAAAAAACTACAATCTAATGAAATTTTGAAAAAAGCGATTGAAGAAACTAATAAAAATCAATTTGATGATGCCAAAGAAAAATTTGAGTATTTAATTAGTATTCATTATAAGCCAGCAAGATCTACTTTTTGGCTTGGCGAAATAAGATATAAACAGCAAGATTATGCTGGTGCATTAGGCTTTTATAAAAAAAGTTCTGCTATAAGCACAAAGGGTGATTATGTTCCAAAATTGCTTTATCATACAGCAATTAGTCTAGATAAAGTGGGCGATCCTAAAAGTGCTAATAAATTTTATAAAGCACTAAAAACTGCTTATCCAGATAGCCCAGAAGCGAAAGTTTCACCAGATAGAAAATAA
- a CDS encoding F0F1 ATP synthase subunit delta: MSSVIAKTYAKAILDRKDFDEFYSQLNQLSLAFGLEKFLNILNSYDIKQDEKLDFLLSLTDNPSDAFKNFIALLVSNHREGLIPELTKELGEQKALKENTFLGQIYSKEQLSDDEIKTIEEKLSQRFNANIKLDSKISDNDSVRISLDGLGYEISFSMQSLKAKMNDYILKAI; this comes from the coding sequence ATGAGTAGTGTAATAGCTAAAACATATGCTAAAGCTATATTAGATAGAAAAGATTTTGATGAGTTTTATTCTCAGTTAAATCAACTAAGTTTGGCTTTTGGGTTGGAAAAATTTCTTAATATCTTAAATTCTTATGATATTAAGCAAGATGAGAAATTAGATTTTTTACTTTCTTTAACTGATAATCCTAGTGATGCTTTTAAAAATTTTATTGCTTTGCTTGTTAGCAATCATAGAGAGGGTTTAATACCAGAGCTTACTAAAGAGTTAGGCGAACAAAAAGCACTAAAAGAAAATACTTTTTTAGGTCAAATTTATTCTAAAGAACAACTAAGTGATGATGAAATTAAAACAATAGAAGAAAAATTAAGTCAAAGATTTAATGCAAATATTAAGTTAGATAGTAAAATAAGTGATAATGATAGTGTTAGAATTAGCTTAGACGGCTTAGGTTATGAAATTTCTTTTTCAATGCAAAGCTTAAAAGCTAAAATGAATGATTATATATTAAAAGCAATTTAA